A region of Granulibacter bethesdensis DNA encodes the following proteins:
- a CDS encoding energy transducer TonB: protein MTERQLSACGPWGEGERMGRDRLPVTLVLSVAVHALLLAALLFLHVGRPPQDLSAPSDVAMVFEGGGEKAPSNTSPDSKTDSDALSNKPGMPPPTPEDKPDTSQPSPSSAPPSPSPPAPPQPQEAPPQVAPVPPAPQAPAPSTPPAQQPPAPVPDIPLPPEPSPDAVPVAPPPPATEVPPAPPSPPQPRTMPQPPVRTPKATPRTSSRPPGRVREAPGSSLSSPMNYSLGGAARGLRHNNPFASMPTNLPLGNDWKAALRRWVQEHGYYPRDAAMRGEDGPVTLQLTINRFGVVTDVQMLESSGSQALDMAWTSVWRGSRVPPFPPGTKEDSITITYTGNYILQRR, encoded by the coding sequence ATGACAGAACGGCAGCTCAGCGCATGTGGTCCCTGGGGAGAAGGGGAACGGATGGGGCGAGACCGCCTGCCGGTCACGCTTGTCCTGTCGGTTGCCGTTCACGCCCTGCTTCTGGCGGCGCTGCTGTTCCTGCATGTCGGGCGGCCACCACAGGATCTGTCAGCCCCGAGCGATGTCGCCATGGTGTTCGAGGGCGGGGGAGAGAAAGCCCCGTCCAATACCAGCCCTGACAGCAAGACCGATTCGGACGCCTTGTCCAATAAGCCGGGAATGCCTCCCCCCACGCCGGAGGACAAGCCTGATACCTCCCAACCCTCTCCATCATCCGCGCCGCCCAGCCCCAGCCCGCCGGCGCCGCCTCAACCGCAGGAAGCTCCGCCGCAGGTCGCTCCGGTGCCGCCCGCACCGCAAGCTCCCGCACCATCAACACCCCCCGCACAGCAGCCGCCTGCACCGGTGCCTGATATCCCGTTGCCGCCAGAGCCATCGCCCGATGCCGTGCCGGTCGCCCCACCGCCGCCAGCGACCGAGGTCCCTCCGGCGCCCCCCTCCCCGCCACAGCCCCGGACCATGCCGCAGCCACCGGTGCGCACGCCCAAAGCAACACCCCGAACATCATCGCGTCCGCCGGGCAGGGTTCGCGAAGCACCCGGCAGTTCGCTTTCCTCCCCCATGAATTATTCACTGGGCGGAGCCGCACGCGGCTTGCGGCATAATAATCCGTTCGCCTCAATGCCGACCAATCTGCCACTGGGGAATGACTGGAAAGCCGCGCTCCGCCGCTGGGTGCAGGAACACGGCTACTACCCGCGTGACGCGGCGATGCGCGGGGAAGACGGACCAGTGACGCTTCAACTGACCATCAACCGCTTTGGCGTGGTGACGGACGTGCAGATGCTGGAAAGCTCAGGATCGCAAGCGCTGGATATGGCCTGGACCTCCGTCTGGCGCGGCTCCCGCGTGCCGCCTTTCCCGCCCGGCACCAAGGAAGATTCAATCACCATCACCTATACCGGCAATTACATTCTCCAGCGGCGCTGA
- a CDS encoding DEAD/DEAH box helicase → MGVRPVEEMPSIISPTGFYALMFSDTAATHADADRNTHAEASAPALFPALHPTLKAALDAKGYTSLTPVQDAVLTADAAERDLLVSAQTGSGKTVAYGLALADTLLGADERLGQAGAPLALIVAPTRELAMQVQQELLWLYGPAGARVVSCIGGMDARREAQALERGCHIVVGTPGRLCDHLGRGRLNLSRLRAVVLDEADEMLDLGFRDELEEILDATPAERRTLLFSATIAREIAALAKRYQTNALRIDTVSRNKPHADIDYRVVRVLPHEARHSVVNVLRFYDAPIAMVFCATREEVRHFQASLMERGFSSVALSGELSQTERSRALHLLREGQARVCVATDVAARGLDLPALDLVIHADLPTNSATLLHRSGRTGRAGRKGVSVLIAPVNRQRKADQLLHTAGIRAEWTPVPTVEEISIRDRERMLESPALSAPISDDEREAARILMEGRDAEALAVAVLRLHRGRLPEPEDVQIVHERPSNSERGDRPQRERGRERDRSDQDRPTRTPRRDNDGEARATRWFKLSVGRNDNADPKWIVPLLCRAGHIRKPDIGAIRIMETETFFEIDSARADTFSSAIEGREADEVAISAASAPPAGVSGGYTPRPSTSERGKGGFERAMREADHGGDEAARPRRTSKTAPRSGERKSYDKPYEAKSYDSKPGGKPRTARSGSSAYAGDAPRRGASKDKPSYGKSFSAPSGRSAAPRGRTAGPGGSSSRKKTSRS, encoded by the coding sequence ATGGGCGTGCGGCCCGTTGAAGAAATGCCCTCCATCATCTCCCCGACCGGATTTTATGCATTGATGTTTTCCGATACCGCCGCGACGCACGCGGATGCCGACAGGAACACCCATGCCGAGGCATCAGCCCCGGCCCTGTTTCCCGCGCTGCATCCAACCCTGAAAGCAGCCCTGGATGCCAAGGGCTATACCAGCCTGACCCCTGTTCAGGATGCCGTCCTGACCGCTGATGCCGCTGAGCGCGACCTGCTGGTCTCCGCCCAGACCGGCTCCGGCAAGACCGTTGCCTACGGGCTGGCTCTGGCCGACACACTGCTGGGCGCTGACGAACGGCTTGGCCAGGCCGGTGCACCGCTGGCGCTGATCGTGGCCCCGACCCGCGAACTGGCCATGCAGGTACAGCAGGAATTGCTGTGGCTGTATGGTCCCGCCGGCGCCCGTGTCGTCTCCTGCATCGGCGGTATGGATGCCCGCCGGGAAGCCCAGGCGCTGGAGCGCGGCTGCCATATTGTCGTCGGCACGCCGGGCCGTCTTTGCGACCATCTGGGACGCGGACGCCTGAATCTTTCCCGCCTCCGCGCCGTGGTGCTGGACGAAGCCGACGAAATGCTCGATCTCGGCTTCCGGGATGAGCTGGAGGAAATCCTCGACGCCACCCCCGCCGAACGCCGCACCCTGCTGTTCTCCGCCACCATCGCCCGTGAAATCGCCGCGCTGGCCAAGCGTTACCAGACCAATGCGCTGCGCATCGACACCGTTTCCCGCAACAAGCCGCATGCCGATATCGACTATCGCGTCGTGCGGGTGCTGCCGCATGAGGCACGTCACTCGGTGGTGAACGTGCTGCGTTTCTACGACGCTCCCATCGCCATGGTGTTCTGCGCCACGCGCGAGGAAGTCCGCCATTTTCAGGCCAGTCTGATGGAACGCGGCTTTTCCTCCGTCGCTCTGTCCGGCGAGCTGAGCCAGACCGAACGCAGCCGCGCCCTGCATCTGCTGCGTGAGGGACAGGCCCGCGTCTGTGTCGCCACCGATGTGGCGGCCCGCGGCCTTGATCTGCCTGCGCTGGATCTGGTGATCCATGCTGATCTGCCGACCAATTCCGCCACCCTGCTGCATCGCAGCGGCCGTACCGGTCGCGCCGGACGCAAGGGCGTCAGCGTGCTGATCGCCCCCGTGAACCGTCAGCGCAAGGCCGATCAGCTTCTGCATACGGCTGGCATTCGCGCTGAATGGACCCCGGTTCCGACGGTCGAGGAAATCTCCATCCGTGACCGGGAACGCATGCTGGAAAGCCCGGCCCTGAGCGCCCCCATCTCCGATGACGAGCGTGAAGCGGCCCGTATCCTGATGGAAGGCCGCGATGCGGAGGCTCTGGCTGTCGCCGTGCTGCGCCTGCATCGCGGACGCCTGCCGGAGCCTGAAGACGTTCAGATCGTGCATGAGCGCCCAAGCAACAGTGAGCGTGGAGACCGTCCGCAGCGTGAGCGGGGCCGTGAAAGAGACCGCAGCGATCAGGATCGCCCGACCCGTACGCCGCGTCGTGACAATGATGGCGAAGCACGCGCCACGCGCTGGTTCAAGCTGAGTGTCGGTCGCAATGACAATGCCGATCCGAAATGGATCGTGCCGCTGCTGTGCCGTGCCGGTCATATCCGCAAACCGGATATCGGTGCGATTCGCATCATGGAGACGGAGACCTTCTTCGAGATCGACTCTGCCCGTGCCGACACGTTCAGCAGCGCCATCGAAGGCCGCGAGGCAGATGAAGTGGCCATTTCCGCCGCTTCGGCTCCGCCCGCAGGCGTTTCAGGTGGCTACACACCCCGGCCCTCAACCTCGGAACGCGGCAAAGGCGGCTTCGAACGTGCCATGCGCGAAGCCGATCACGGCGGTGACGAGGCCGCCCGCCCGCGTCGCACTTCGAAAACCGCCCCGCGCTCCGGCGAGCGCAAGTCGTATGACAAGCCCTATGAGGCAAAGTCCTACGATTCAAAACCCGGCGGCAAACCCCGGACCGCACGAAGCGGCTCATCTGCCTATGCGGGTGATGCCCCCCGGCGTGGCGCGTCGAAAGACAAGCCGTCCTACGGCAAGTCCTTCTCCGCCCCCTCTGGTCGCAGCGCGGCTCCCCGCGGTCGGACCGCGGGACCGGGTGGCAGCAGCAGCCGCAAGAAAACCAGCCGTAGCTGA
- the mntR gene encoding manganese-binding transcriptional regulator MntR: MSVESAPPVSTDLEATENRFARAREARQTEIAEDYVELIADLIARHGQARAIDIARALGVTHVTVNRTIARLARDGLVNSMPYRSILLTPAGEALAQHARHRHQIVFRFLRVLGISPEVALQDAEGMEHHASDETLEAFAAWTRRLEPGQD, encoded by the coding sequence ATGAGTGTTGAGTCCGCCCCGCCCGTTTCCACTGATTTAGAGGCGACCGAGAATCGCTTTGCACGTGCGCGCGAAGCCCGGCAGACCGAGATTGCCGAAGATTATGTGGAGCTGATCGCCGACCTGATCGCCCGTCATGGACAAGCCCGCGCCATCGATATTGCCCGCGCACTCGGGGTAACCCATGTCACCGTGAACCGCACCATCGCCCGACTGGCGCGGGATGGGCTGGTCAACAGCATGCCGTACCGCTCCATTCTGCTGACCCCGGCCGGAGAGGCGCTGGCGCAACACGCGCGCCATCGGCATCAGATTGTGTTCCGATTCCTGCGGGTACTCGGCATCTCCCCGGAAGTCGCGTTACAGGATGCGGAAGGGATGGAACACCATGCCAGTGACGAGACTTTGGAAGCCTTCGCCGCATGGACCAGACGGCTGGAACCGGGTCAGGACTGA
- a CDS encoding glycosyltransferase family 4 protein, translated as MKIAQISPLYERVPPRLYGGTERIVSFLTEELVAQGHEVTLFASGDSITKARLVSPCEVALRLNPEVKLDLPWHTMQLEQVRQMAHEFDVLHFHTDLIHFPVVRPFSSRTLTTLHGRLDLKDLPGFYRMFNEIPVVSISDNQREPMPPVNWAGTVLHGLPADLLPFSANPKGGYFAFLGRISPEKGPDRAIEIAIRAGVRLKIAAKVDKADQHYWDTVIKPMVDANPLVEYIGEINEQQKAEFLGNATALLFPIDWPEPFGLVMIEAMACGTPVIAWRNGSVPEVMEHGKSGMIIHSMDEAVAAVRQVESMDRGAVRACFDERFTAARMARDYVRLYELAAQGAPLARVA; from the coding sequence ATGAAGATCGCGCAGATTTCACCTTTGTATGAGCGCGTTCCCCCCAGGCTGTACGGGGGTACGGAAAGGATCGTTTCCTTCCTGACGGAGGAACTGGTGGCGCAGGGCCACGAAGTCACGCTGTTCGCCAGCGGTGATTCGATCACCAAAGCCCGCCTTGTTTCCCCCTGTGAGGTTGCGCTGAGACTGAACCCGGAGGTCAAGCTCGATCTGCCCTGGCATACGATGCAGCTGGAGCAGGTGCGACAGATGGCGCACGAGTTCGACGTGCTGCATTTCCATACCGATCTGATCCATTTTCCGGTGGTGCGTCCCTTTTCCAGCCGGACCCTGACCACGCTGCATGGGCGGCTGGATCTGAAGGATCTGCCCGGCTTCTATCGCATGTTCAATGAAATCCCGGTCGTCTCCATCTCCGATAACCAGCGGGAGCCGATGCCGCCAGTCAACTGGGCGGGAACGGTCCTGCATGGTCTTCCTGCCGATCTGCTGCCTTTCTCTGCCAATCCGAAAGGGGGATATTTTGCTTTCCTTGGTCGTATCTCTCCGGAAAAAGGCCCGGATCGGGCCATTGAGATCGCCATACGTGCCGGAGTGCGGCTGAAGATCGCAGCCAAGGTCGACAAGGCCGATCAGCATTATTGGGATACGGTCATCAAGCCGATGGTCGATGCCAATCCGCTGGTCGAATATATCGGCGAGATCAATGAGCAGCAGAAAGCCGAGTTCCTCGGTAATGCCACCGCGCTGCTGTTCCCGATCGACTGGCCGGAGCCTTTTGGTCTGGTGATGATCGAGGCCATGGCCTGCGGCACGCCGGTCATAGCGTGGCGCAATGGCTCGGTGCCGGAAGTCATGGAGCACGGGAAAAGCGGTATGATCATCCACAGCATGGATGAAGCCGTTGCCGCCGTGCGTCAGGTGGAAAGCATGGATCGTGGTGCTGTACGCGCCTGCTTCGATGAGCGTTTTACCGCCGCCCGCATGGCGCGTGATTATGTGCGCCTGTACGAACTGGCGGCGCAGGGAGCCCCCCTCGCGCGGGTTGCCTGA
- a CDS encoding ROK family protein, with protein sequence MPDDSHGEANANPLHGMAQEGKAPYTLAIDIGGTGLKASVLDRDGQMVVPRVWVKTPYPCPPDIMLETLEKLVQPLPAYQRISIGFPGMVRGGKVLTAPHFDTRQWQHFPLAEKLGSALHAPARLANDADIQGLGAIQGHGLEMVLTLGTGAGTALFSDGRLTPHLELAHHPVHRKKTYNDYVGREALEKSGKKRWNRHVQKVIDILYDLVCYDTLYIGGGNAKEITLDLPDNVHIVSNDAGITGGIALWRNEHFGV encoded by the coding sequence ATGCCCGACGACAGTCACGGTGAGGCCAATGCCAACCCCCTTCACGGTATGGCACAGGAGGGAAAAGCCCCTTACACGCTGGCAATCGATATTGGCGGGACAGGGCTGAAAGCCTCGGTGCTGGATCGCGACGGCCAGATGGTGGTACCGCGTGTCTGGGTCAAGACACCCTATCCCTGCCCGCCCGACATCATGCTGGAAACACTGGAAAAGCTGGTGCAGCCTTTGCCCGCTTACCAGCGTATTTCCATCGGATTTCCCGGCATGGTACGGGGCGGCAAGGTTCTGACCGCCCCTCATTTCGACACCCGGCAATGGCAGCATTTTCCACTGGCGGAGAAACTGGGGTCAGCCCTGCACGCCCCGGCAAGGCTTGCCAACGATGCCGATATTCAAGGGCTGGGCGCTATTCAGGGACATGGGCTGGAAATGGTGCTGACCCTCGGCACCGGCGCAGGGACCGCCCTGTTCAGCGATGGCAGACTCACACCGCATCTGGAACTGGCTCATCATCCGGTGCACCGGAAGAAAACCTACAATGATTACGTCGGTCGCGAAGCACTGGAAAAATCAGGCAAGAAGCGCTGGAACCGGCATGTACAAAAAGTGATCGATATTCTCTACGATCTTGTCTGCTACGACACGCTCTATATCGGCGGCGGCAACGCAAAAGAAATCACTTTGGATTTGCCGGACAATGTTCATATCGTTTCAAACGATGCAGGCATTACCGGCGGCATTGCCCTGTGGCGGAACGAGCATTTCGGCGTTTAA
- a CDS encoding ABC transporter ATP-binding protein: protein MTQTPVVSLQHVHQQFGTTTILSGLNLDIAPGEFVALLGRSGSGKTTLLRLLSGLDTPSQGHLRLPERRAVVFQEPRLLPWKTVWRNVVLGVKDRPTRDHAIEALREVELTHRADAWPLTLSGGEAQRAGLARALVRSPELLLLDEPFAALDALTRLRMQSLVARLWEIHRTAVLLVTHDVDEALLLADRVVVLEHGRIAAERTISIPRPRRAGDAAFSSLRTELLGLLGVSEALTAA, encoded by the coding sequence ATGACACAGACACCTGTCGTTTCCTTGCAGCATGTGCACCAGCAATTCGGCACCACAACCATCCTGTCCGGCCTCAATCTCGATATTGCACCAGGAGAATTCGTGGCCCTGCTGGGCCGCAGCGGCTCTGGCAAGACGACTTTGCTGCGCCTGCTCTCCGGGCTGGATACACCATCGCAAGGACATTTACGGCTGCCGGAACGCAGGGCGGTCGTGTTTCAGGAACCCAGGCTGCTGCCCTGGAAGACTGTGTGGCGCAATGTCGTGCTCGGTGTGAAGGACCGGCCCACCCGCGACCATGCCATTGAGGCCCTGCGCGAAGTTGAACTCACGCACCGGGCTGACGCATGGCCACTGACCCTGTCCGGCGGAGAGGCCCAACGGGCTGGGCTGGCGCGTGCGCTGGTCCGCTCACCGGAGCTCCTGCTGCTTGATGAGCCTTTCGCCGCGCTTGATGCCCTGACCAGATTGCGGATGCAGAGTCTGGTGGCGAGGCTGTGGGAGATTCACCGTACGGCGGTGCTGCTGGTGACACATGATGTCGATGAGGCGCTGCTGCTCGCTGACCGTGTTGTGGTGCTGGAGCACGGGCGGATTGCGGCCGAACGAACGATCTCAATTCCCCGCCCCCGCCGCGCCGGCGATGCGGCATTTTCAAGCCTGAGAACAGAACTGCTGGGACTGCTGGGGGTCAGCGAAGCTCTGACGGCAGCGTGA
- a CDS encoding ABC transporter permease, translating into MSESIFTRPARSVSLFPSWSSLRGTLSRRLQGGRRYVSLVLLLAIWQAGSSFGLISTRTIAAPFTILATFRDLLLNGELIGHMSVSLLRVSAGLVIGIGAGTVLALVAGLTRLGEEIVDAPMQMVRVLPHLALVPLFILWFGIGETPKVLLVALGAVFPVYLNLFAGIRSVDRKLLEAGRTLGLSRRETITAIVLPGALPHFLTGLRYAVGIGWLSLVVAEQVNADSGIGFMMIDAREFLRTDIIVVGLLVYALLGLIADQGVRWIEARALRWRPVGLGA; encoded by the coding sequence ATGTCTGAGTCCATTTTCACAAGACCAGCCAGATCGGTGTCCTTATTTCCGTCCTGGTCCAGCCTGAGGGGCACGCTGAGCCGACGACTTCAGGGGGGACGACGGTATGTTTCTCTTGTCCTGCTGTTAGCCATCTGGCAGGCAGGATCGAGTTTCGGACTGATCTCCACCCGCACAATTGCCGCTCCATTCACCATTCTGGCAACTTTCCGGGATCTGCTGCTTAATGGCGAGCTGATCGGCCATATGTCAGTCTCCCTGCTGCGCGTCAGTGCCGGACTGGTGATCGGGATCGGTGCCGGCACAGTGCTGGCTCTGGTGGCCGGTCTGACCCGCCTGGGGGAAGAAATCGTCGATGCCCCGATGCAGATGGTACGGGTTCTGCCGCATCTGGCACTGGTTCCGCTGTTCATCCTCTGGTTCGGCATCGGGGAAACGCCAAAAGTGCTGCTGGTCGCGCTGGGGGCGGTGTTTCCGGTCTACCTGAACCTGTTCGCCGGCATCCGCAGTGTGGATCGTAAGTTACTGGAAGCCGGACGCACGCTGGGCCTCAGCCGTCGTGAAACCATCACTGCTATTGTCCTGCCCGGCGCACTTCCTCATTTTCTGACCGGCCTGCGCTATGCCGTGGGCATTGGCTGGCTGAGTCTGGTGGTGGCCGAGCAGGTCAATGCCGATAGCGGGATAGGCTTCATGATGATTGACGCCCGCGAATTCCTGCGTACCGACATCATTGTCGTAGGGCTGCTGGTTTATGCGCTGCTGGGGCTGATTGCTGATCAGGGTGTACGATGGATTGAAGCCCGCGCCCTGCGCTGGCGTCCAGTAGGGCTTGGAGCATAA
- a CDS encoding electron transfer flavoprotein-ubiquinone oxidoreductase — protein MSQHNEALCSDPDMLEGIERESMDFDVVIVGAGPAGLSAAIRLKQLSSDLTVCVVEKGSEVGAHILSGAVIEPRALEELIPEWREKGAPLHTPASEDRMMYLTETGGFRLPTPPQMHNEGNYIVSLGNFVRWLGEQAEALGVEIYPGFAAAGLIEEEGRIAGVITGDMGLGRDGQPGPNFQPGMELRATYTIFAEGCRGSLSKKLMQRFNLREGVDPQTYGIGIKELWEIPKENHRPGLVVHTMGWPMDSATYGGSFLYHFGDNLVSYGFVVGLDYANPWLSPFDEMQRLKAHPKMRTHFEGGRRIAYGARALSEGGLQSIPKLTFPGGLLVGDAAGFLNVPKIKGTHTAMKSGVLAAEAIADAFIADRAAEPVSYTDKIRESWVWEELSASRNIRPSFSRFGNIGGFLYSAVDTVLFKGRAPWTLHHQHPDHKTLRPAEQVQKIDYPKPDGVLTFDRLSSVYLSGTNHEEQQPVHLRLRDPGLWKSVNWDVFRAPESRYCPAGVYEVEQAEEGEAALRINAQNCVHCKTCDIKDPDQNIDWIVPEGGGGPNYPGGM, from the coding sequence ATGAGCCAACACAACGAAGCCCTTTGCTCCGATCCTGATATGCTGGAAGGAATCGAGCGGGAGTCGATGGATTTCGACGTGGTGATTGTCGGTGCCGGGCCTGCGGGCCTTTCAGCGGCGATCCGGCTGAAGCAGCTTTCCTCTGATCTCACCGTATGCGTGGTGGAAAAGGGCAGCGAGGTCGGGGCACATATCCTGTCCGGCGCGGTGATTGAACCGCGGGCGCTGGAGGAACTCATCCCGGAATGGCGTGAAAAAGGGGCGCCATTGCACACGCCAGCCTCGGAAGACCGGATGATGTATCTGACCGAAACGGGGGGATTTCGACTGCCCACCCCGCCTCAGATGCATAATGAAGGAAACTACATCGTCAGTCTGGGTAATTTTGTGCGCTGGCTCGGAGAGCAGGCCGAGGCACTGGGAGTGGAGATTTACCCAGGCTTCGCAGCGGCTGGGCTGATTGAGGAAGAAGGCCGCATTGCCGGTGTAATAACGGGTGATATGGGCCTGGGGCGTGATGGTCAGCCTGGCCCGAATTTCCAGCCGGGGATGGAACTGCGCGCCACCTACACGATTTTCGCGGAAGGCTGCCGTGGGTCGCTCAGCAAGAAGCTGATGCAGCGTTTCAACCTGCGTGAGGGCGTGGATCCGCAGACCTATGGGATCGGCATCAAGGAGCTATGGGAAATCCCGAAAGAAAACCATCGTCCCGGGCTGGTCGTACATACGATGGGCTGGCCGATGGACAGCGCTACTTATGGCGGCTCATTCCTGTATCATTTCGGCGATAATCTGGTCTCCTACGGTTTTGTCGTCGGTCTGGATTACGCCAATCCTTGGCTTTCCCCGTTTGATGAGATGCAGCGGCTGAAAGCCCATCCCAAAATGCGCACGCATTTCGAAGGGGGGCGTCGTATCGCCTATGGTGCGCGGGCCCTCAGCGAGGGCGGCCTGCAATCCATTCCGAAGCTGACTTTTCCGGGTGGATTGCTGGTCGGGGATGCCGCAGGTTTTCTGAACGTGCCCAAGATCAAGGGTACGCATACGGCGATGAAATCAGGTGTGCTGGCAGCGGAGGCGATTGCCGATGCATTCATTGCTGACCGTGCGGCAGAGCCGGTCAGCTACACTGACAAGATCAGGGAAAGCTGGGTGTGGGAGGAACTGTCCGCGTCCCGGAATATCCGCCCCAGTTTCTCGCGGTTCGGGAATATTGGAGGTTTTCTGTATTCGGCGGTGGATACGGTGCTTTTCAAGGGGCGAGCACCATGGACGCTGCATCATCAGCACCCTGATCATAAGACATTGCGCCCGGCGGAGCAGGTGCAAAAGATCGACTATCCGAAACCCGATGGCGTACTGACATTCGACCGCCTGTCCTCGGTTTATCTGAGTGGCACCAATCATGAGGAACAGCAGCCGGTTCATCTGAGGTTACGTGATCCGGGGCTTTGGAAGTCCGTCAACTGGGATGTGTTTCGTGCGCCGGAAAGCAGATACTGCCCTGCCGGTGTCTATGAGGTGGAACAGGCGGAGGAGGGGGAGGCAGCTCTGCGGATCAATGCGCAGAATTGCGTGCACTGCAAAACCTGCGACATCAAGGATCCTGACCAAAATATTGACTGGATTGTGCCGGAGGGCGGCGGCGGTCCGAATTATCCCGGCGGGATGTAG